The proteins below come from a single Vicugna pacos chromosome 13, VicPac4, whole genome shotgun sequence genomic window:
- the LDLRAP1 gene encoding low density lipoprotein receptor adapter protein 1 isoform X2 translates to MDALKSAGRALIRSPSLAKQSWGGGGRHRKLPENWTDTRETLLEGMLFSLKYLGMTLVEQPKGEELSAAAVKRIVATAKASGKKLQKVTLKVSPRGIILTDNITKQLIENVSIYRISYCTADKMHDKVFAYIAQSQHNENLECHAFLCSKRKMAQAVTLTVAQAFKVAFELWQVSKEEKEKREKASQDGGDVLGRGCRDSAPSLKSLVATGNLLDLEEMAKAPLSTVSANTTNMDEAPRPQALNSSSVVWLDDGLDEAFSRLAQSRTNPQVLDTGLTPQDIHYAQCLSPVDWDKPDSSGTEPDDHFNF, encoded by the exons AGCTGCCTGAGAACTGGACAGACACCCGGGAGACGCTGCTCGAGGGCATGCTCTTCAGCCTCAAGTACCTGGGCATGACACTGGTGGAGCAGCCCAAGGGCGAGGAGCTGTCGGCCGCCGCAGTCAAGAGGATCGTGGCCACG GCCAAGGCCAGCGGGAAGAAACTACAGAAGGTGACTCTCAAGGTGTCACCACGGGGGATCATCCTGACTGACAACATCACCAAGCAGCTCATTGAGAACGTGTCCATTTACAG AATCTCCTACTGCACTGCAGACAAGATGCATGACAAAGTGTTTGCGTACATCGCGCAGAGCCAGCACAATGAGAATCTTGAATGCCATGCCTTCCTCTGCAGCAAGCGGAAGATG GCCCAAGCTGTCACCCTCACAGTAGCCCAGGCCTTCAAAGTCGCCTTTGAGCTTTGGCAGGTATCCAAGGAAG agaaggagaagagggagaaagcCAGCCAAGATGGAGGAGACGTCCTAGGTAGGGGCTGCCGAGACAGTGCCCCTTCACTGAAGAGCC TGGTCGCCACTGGGAACCTGCTGGACTTGGAAGAGATGGCCAAGGCCCCACTGTCCACGGTCAGCGCTAACACCACTAACATGGACGAGGCACCGCGGCCTCAAGCCTTAAACAGCAGCAGCGTTGTCTGG CTGGATGATGGCCTGGATGAAGCATTTTCAAG GCTGGCCCAGTCTCGGACGAACCCTCAGGTCCTGGACACCGGACTGACACCACAGGACATTCATTACGCCCAGTGCCTCTCGCCTGTCGACTGGGACAAGCCTGATAGCAGTGGCACCGAGCCGGATGACCACTTCAACTTctga
- the LDLRAP1 gene encoding low density lipoprotein receptor adapter protein 1 isoform X3: MDALKSAGRALIRSPSLAKQSWGGGGRHRKLPENWTDTRETLLEGMLFSLKYLGMTLVEQPKGEELSAAAVKRIVATAKASGKKLQKVTLKVSPRGIILTDNITKQLIENVSIYRISYCTADKMHDKVFAYIAQSQHNENLECHAFLCSKRKMAQAVTLTVAQAFKVAFELWQVSKEEKEKREKASQDGGDVLVVATGNLLDLEEMAKAPLSTVSANTTNMDEAPRPQALNSSSVVWELDDGLDEAFSRLAQSRTNPQVLDTGLTPQDIHYAQCLSPVDWDKPDSSGTEPDDHFNF; this comes from the exons AGCTGCCTGAGAACTGGACAGACACCCGGGAGACGCTGCTCGAGGGCATGCTCTTCAGCCTCAAGTACCTGGGCATGACACTGGTGGAGCAGCCCAAGGGCGAGGAGCTGTCGGCCGCCGCAGTCAAGAGGATCGTGGCCACG GCCAAGGCCAGCGGGAAGAAACTACAGAAGGTGACTCTCAAGGTGTCACCACGGGGGATCATCCTGACTGACAACATCACCAAGCAGCTCATTGAGAACGTGTCCATTTACAG AATCTCCTACTGCACTGCAGACAAGATGCATGACAAAGTGTTTGCGTACATCGCGCAGAGCCAGCACAATGAGAATCTTGAATGCCATGCCTTCCTCTGCAGCAAGCGGAAGATG GCCCAAGCTGTCACCCTCACAGTAGCCCAGGCCTTCAAAGTCGCCTTTGAGCTTTGGCAGGTATCCAAGGAAG agaaggagaagagggagaaagcCAGCCAAGATGGAGGAGACGTCCTAG TGGTCGCCACTGGGAACCTGCTGGACTTGGAAGAGATGGCCAAGGCCCCACTGTCCACGGTCAGCGCTAACACCACTAACATGGACGAGGCACCGCGGCCTCAAGCCTTAAACAGCAGCAGCGTTGTCTGG GAGCTGGATGATGGCCTGGATGAAGCATTTTCAAG GCTGGCCCAGTCTCGGACGAACCCTCAGGTCCTGGACACCGGACTGACACCACAGGACATTCATTACGCCCAGTGCCTCTCGCCTGTCGACTGGGACAAGCCTGATAGCAGTGGCACCGAGCCGGATGACCACTTCAACTTctga
- the LDLRAP1 gene encoding low density lipoprotein receptor adapter protein 1 isoform X1 — translation MDALKSAGRALIRSPSLAKQSWGGGGRHRKLPENWTDTRETLLEGMLFSLKYLGMTLVEQPKGEELSAAAVKRIVATAKASGKKLQKVTLKVSPRGIILTDNITKQLIENVSIYRISYCTADKMHDKVFAYIAQSQHNENLECHAFLCSKRKMAQAVTLTVAQAFKVAFELWQVSKEEKEKREKASQDGGDVLGRGCRDSAPSLKSLVATGNLLDLEEMAKAPLSTVSANTTNMDEAPRPQALNSSSVVWELDDGLDEAFSRLAQSRTNPQVLDTGLTPQDIHYAQCLSPVDWDKPDSSGTEPDDHFNF, via the exons AGCTGCCTGAGAACTGGACAGACACCCGGGAGACGCTGCTCGAGGGCATGCTCTTCAGCCTCAAGTACCTGGGCATGACACTGGTGGAGCAGCCCAAGGGCGAGGAGCTGTCGGCCGCCGCAGTCAAGAGGATCGTGGCCACG GCCAAGGCCAGCGGGAAGAAACTACAGAAGGTGACTCTCAAGGTGTCACCACGGGGGATCATCCTGACTGACAACATCACCAAGCAGCTCATTGAGAACGTGTCCATTTACAG AATCTCCTACTGCACTGCAGACAAGATGCATGACAAAGTGTTTGCGTACATCGCGCAGAGCCAGCACAATGAGAATCTTGAATGCCATGCCTTCCTCTGCAGCAAGCGGAAGATG GCCCAAGCTGTCACCCTCACAGTAGCCCAGGCCTTCAAAGTCGCCTTTGAGCTTTGGCAGGTATCCAAGGAAG agaaggagaagagggagaaagcCAGCCAAGATGGAGGAGACGTCCTAGGTAGGGGCTGCCGAGACAGTGCCCCTTCACTGAAGAGCC TGGTCGCCACTGGGAACCTGCTGGACTTGGAAGAGATGGCCAAGGCCCCACTGTCCACGGTCAGCGCTAACACCACTAACATGGACGAGGCACCGCGGCCTCAAGCCTTAAACAGCAGCAGCGTTGTCTGG GAGCTGGATGATGGCCTGGATGAAGCATTTTCAAG GCTGGCCCAGTCTCGGACGAACCCTCAGGTCCTGGACACCGGACTGACACCACAGGACATTCATTACGCCCAGTGCCTCTCGCCTGTCGACTGGGACAAGCCTGATAGCAGTGGCACCGAGCCGGATGACCACTTCAACTTctga